In a genomic window of Nesterenkonia halotolerans:
- a CDS encoding DNA gyrase/topoisomerase IV subunit B, producing the protein MAKRSEYDARHLSVLEGLEAVRKRPGMYIGSTDSRGLMHCLWEIIDNSVDEALAGHASTISITLHPDDSVEVSDDGRGIPVDIEPRTGLSGLEVVFTKLHAGGKFGGGSYNAVGGLHGVGASVVNALSARLDAQVTRGGKVHQLSFRRGEPGVFAGARPDPDAEFTPAAEGSPLDVVGKAKRGVTGTTIRYWSDRQIFTSDAGFDDTEIANRARQTAFLVPGLRITVRDERGAEPLEEVFQYDGGISEFAEHLSSDASVTDIWRIQGHGKFTERIPVLAEDGRSHMQDVERDCEVDIALRWGIGYETTVRSFVNIIATPKGGTHLNGFEQALLKSLRKTVEANARRLKAGSDKLEKDDVLAGLTAVVTVRIAEPQFEGQTKEILGTPAARQIVSRVVSKELESRLASTKRGDKQQASAVLEKVVAEMKSRISARMHKETQRRKNALETSSMPAKLVECRSKGVADTELFIVEGDSALGTAKLARSSDFQALLPIRGKILNVQKASVADMLSNTECAALLQVIGAGSGRSFDIEAARYGKVVLMTDADVDGAHIRTLLLTLFFRYMRPMIEAGRVFAAVPPLHRVEVIHPGRRANEVKYTYSEAELNRLLAELEEQNLNYKEPIQRYKGLGEMDADQLSETTMDPEHRALRRIRVQDAEAAERVFDLLMGSVVAPRKDFIIEGSQALDRERIDA; encoded by the coding sequence CATCGGCTCCACGGACTCGCGCGGTCTGATGCACTGCCTCTGGGAGATCATCGACAACTCGGTGGATGAGGCGCTGGCCGGCCACGCCTCCACGATCTCGATCACCCTGCATCCGGACGACTCCGTCGAGGTCAGCGACGACGGCCGCGGTATCCCCGTGGACATCGAACCGCGCACAGGGCTCTCTGGACTGGAGGTGGTCTTCACCAAGCTCCACGCCGGGGGAAAGTTCGGCGGGGGCTCCTACAACGCCGTCGGCGGACTGCACGGAGTCGGCGCCTCGGTGGTCAACGCCCTCTCGGCCCGTCTGGACGCCCAGGTCACCCGAGGCGGCAAGGTCCACCAGCTCTCGTTCCGACGCGGAGAGCCTGGTGTCTTTGCCGGCGCGAGACCAGACCCCGACGCGGAGTTCACCCCCGCTGCGGAGGGTTCCCCGCTGGACGTGGTGGGCAAGGCCAAACGTGGCGTCACCGGCACCACCATCCGCTACTGGTCGGACCGGCAGATCTTCACGTCCGACGCCGGCTTCGACGACACCGAGATCGCCAACCGGGCGCGCCAGACGGCGTTCCTCGTTCCGGGACTGCGGATCACCGTGCGCGACGAGCGCGGCGCAGAACCGCTGGAAGAGGTCTTCCAGTACGACGGCGGGATCAGCGAGTTCGCCGAGCACCTCTCCAGCGACGCCTCGGTCACCGATATCTGGCGCATCCAGGGACATGGCAAGTTCACCGAACGCATCCCCGTGCTCGCCGAGGACGGGCGCAGCCACATGCAGGACGTGGAACGAGACTGTGAGGTCGACATCGCGCTGCGCTGGGGGATCGGCTACGAGACCACGGTGCGCAGCTTCGTCAACATCATCGCCACCCCCAAAGGCGGCACCCACCTGAACGGGTTCGAGCAGGCTCTGCTGAAGAGCCTGCGCAAGACCGTGGAGGCCAATGCCCGGCGGCTCAAGGCCGGCAGCGACAAGCTGGAGAAGGACGACGTCCTGGCCGGACTGACCGCCGTGGTCACCGTGCGCATCGCCGAACCCCAGTTCGAGGGTCAGACGAAGGAGATCCTCGGCACGCCCGCCGCCCGCCAGATCGTCTCCCGCGTGGTCAGCAAGGAGCTGGAATCACGGCTTGCCTCCACGAAGCGCGGAGACAAGCAGCAGGCCTCTGCGGTGCTGGAGAAGGTCGTCGCCGAGATGAAGTCCCGCATCTCGGCCAGGATGCACAAGGAGACTCAGCGTCGGAAAAATGCGCTGGAGACCTCTTCGATGCCGGCGAAGCTCGTCGAGTGCCGCTCCAAGGGGGTCGCGGACACCGAGCTGTTCATCGTCGAGGGCGACTCCGCTCTGGGCACCGCCAAGCTTGCGCGGTCCTCAGACTTCCAGGCGCTGCTGCCCATCCGCGGCAAGATCCTCAATGTCCAGAAGGCCTCCGTGGCGGACATGCTCTCGAACACCGAATGCGCAGCGCTGCTGCAGGTCATCGGCGCGGGCTCGGGACGCAGCTTCGACATCGAGGCCGCTCGCTACGGCAAAGTGGTGCTGATGACCGATGCCGACGTCGACGGTGCCCACATCCGCACGCTGCTGCTGACCCTCTTCTTCCGCTACATGCGGCCCATGATCGAGGCCGGACGAGTCTTCGCCGCGGTCCCACCGCTGCACCGGGTGGAGGTCATCCACCCCGGTCGCCGAGCGAACGAGGTCAAGTACACCTACTCCGAGGCGGAGCTGAACCGCCTGCTGGCTGAGCTGGAAGAGCAGAACCTCAACTACAAGGAGCCCATCCAGCGCTATAAGGGGCTGGGGGAGATGGACGCTGATCAGCTCTCCGAGACCACCATGGACCCGGAGCACCGAGCGCTGCGACGCATCAGGGTCCAGGACGCCGAGGCTGCAGAACGGGTCTTCGACCTGCTCATGGGGTCTGTGGTCGCTCCGCGAAAGGACTTCATCATTGAAGGCTCGCAGGCGCTGGATCGCGAGCGGATCGACGCGTGA
- a CDS encoding heme o synthase, with amino-acid sequence MTQQTSVAPTGDAAPAADGAAVEQPRWRRKVAAYWSLTKPRVIELLLVTTLPTMFFAQQGVPSFWLALATLVGGAMAAGSAGAFNCYIDRDMDKLMNRTKKRPLVTGELSPREALIFASALGVASIVVLWFGTNPLAAGLGAAAIFFYVVVYTMILKRRTEQNIIWGGIAGCFPVVIAWAAVRETLEWPAVVLFVVIFLWTPPHYWPLSMKYRTDYQTAHVPMLGAIATAQTVSVQVVLYAWATVMCSLLLIPMGWAGITYTAFALAAGAWFIFEAHALHRQAGDGTLTDKKAMKVFHLSILYLTLLFIGLWVDPFIGSPLMG; translated from the coding sequence GTGACCCAACAGACTTCTGTCGCCCCGACCGGCGATGCCGCCCCCGCAGCCGATGGCGCGGCGGTTGAGCAGCCTCGATGGCGACGCAAGGTGGCCGCCTACTGGTCGCTGACCAAACCGCGCGTCATCGAGCTGCTTCTGGTCACCACCCTGCCCACGATGTTCTTCGCCCAACAGGGCGTCCCAAGCTTCTGGCTGGCCCTGGCCACCCTGGTGGGCGGTGCGATGGCCGCCGGGTCGGCGGGGGCATTCAACTGCTATATCGATCGCGATATGGACAAGTTGATGAACCGCACCAAGAAGCGTCCGCTGGTGACCGGAGAGCTCAGTCCTCGCGAGGCACTCATCTTTGCCTCCGCGCTGGGCGTCGCATCGATCGTCGTGCTGTGGTTCGGCACCAACCCGCTGGCGGCAGGTCTCGGCGCCGCCGCCATCTTCTTCTACGTCGTCGTCTACACCATGATTCTGAAGCGACGGACCGAACAGAACATCATCTGGGGCGGCATCGCGGGGTGCTTCCCCGTGGTCATCGCCTGGGCTGCGGTCAGAGAGACCCTGGAATGGCCTGCAGTGGTGCTGTTCGTGGTGATCTTCCTGTGGACGCCCCCGCACTACTGGCCGCTGTCGATGAAGTACCGCACGGACTACCAGACCGCCCACGTGCCCATGCTGGGCGCCATCGCGACGGCCCAGACGGTCTCGGTCCAGGTGGTGCTCTACGCCTGGGCCACCGTGATGTGCTCGCTGCTGCTGATCCCTATGGGCTGGGCCGGCATCACTTACACGGCCTTCGCCCTCGCGGCCGGCGCCTGGTTCATCTTCGAGGCCCACGCCCTGCATCGTCAGGCAGGAGACGGGACCCTCACCGACAAGAAGGCCATGAAGGTCTTCCACCTGTCGATCCTCTACCTCACCCTGCTGTTCATCGGGCTGTGGGTGGATCCCTTCATCGGCTCGCCGCTGATGGGCTGA
- a CDS encoding GAF and ANTAR domain-containing protein — MSTKPTLSEATMNTDTVDDAVLDAIDTEAAELNVSADLQALIQGDSDISSFLRGLAEATAERFSGSQPVLCGIILDRSKRNVVVAASSPEAERLDEVQAGFDEGPCLEAQRTNTVISVADVRSEQRWPGYMDAVRKFGMRSVLAMPLTLQSEARAAMNLYTSTPEAFGPAEIAAARRYADLASKVGVIALRLAAYSENVEHLQAAMQSRTAIDIAIGVVMAQNRCSQDEAFGILRQASSHRNVKLRVLAEELVSSVGRATPTTSFDT; from the coding sequence ATGAGCACCAAGCCCACGCTGAGCGAGGCGACTATGAACACAGATACCGTCGACGACGCTGTCCTGGACGCCATCGACACCGAGGCCGCTGAGCTCAACGTCTCAGCCGACCTGCAGGCGCTCATCCAGGGTGACAGTGACATCTCGAGCTTCCTCCGCGGTCTGGCAGAAGCGACGGCAGAGCGATTCAGCGGAAGTCAGCCGGTGCTCTGCGGCATCATTCTTGACCGGTCCAAGCGCAACGTGGTGGTGGCCGCGAGCAGCCCCGAGGCGGAGCGGCTCGATGAGGTTCAGGCCGGGTTCGACGAGGGCCCGTGCCTCGAGGCTCAGCGCACCAACACGGTGATCAGCGTGGCAGATGTGCGCTCCGAGCAGCGGTGGCCGGGATATATGGATGCGGTGCGGAAGTTCGGCATGCGCAGCGTGCTCGCCATGCCGCTCACGCTGCAGTCTGAGGCCCGAGCCGCCATGAACCTCTACACGAGCACGCCCGAAGCTTTTGGGCCGGCGGAGATCGCTGCCGCTCGCCGCTACGCCGATCTCGCGTCCAAGGTCGGGGTCATCGCGCTGCGTCTGGCCGCGTACTCGGAGAATGTGGAGCACCTTCAGGCGGCGATGCAATCACGGACCGCCATCGATATCGCCATAGGGGTTGTCATGGCGCAGAACCGCTGCAGCCAGGACGAGGCCTTCGGAATCCTCCGCCAGGCCTCCAGTCACCGCAACGTGAAGCTGCGGGTGCTCGCCGAGGAGCTGGTGTCCTCCGTGGGTCGCGCGACCCCCACGACGAGCTTCGACACCTAG
- a CDS encoding IMPACT family protein has translation MPEHAESYTVLRRGAQIHHEIERKRSRFVTVLRRVETPEDAQHVLSELRQANPTARHHCSAWVIGPERSVQRGQDDGEPSGTAGAPMLAALLKSEMPSGAADLSDVLAVVIRWFGGTLLGAGGLVSAYSDSILETLRTSGEQGDMVTRRSMQRFEVAAPIAEVGRWENEFRVLGAHVLGTDYSPDGSAARLLVAVQDSTPQVAELHRHVASLSSGAAVPVAAGQHWTDLGGP, from the coding sequence ATGCCCGAGCACGCCGAGTCCTACACCGTGCTGCGACGCGGTGCGCAGATCCATCATGAGATCGAGCGGAAACGCTCCCGCTTCGTGACAGTGCTGCGGCGCGTCGAGACGCCCGAGGACGCGCAGCACGTGCTGTCCGAGCTGCGCCAGGCGAACCCCACGGCGCGACACCACTGCAGCGCGTGGGTCATCGGGCCCGAGCGTTCGGTCCAGCGCGGCCAGGACGACGGTGAACCCTCCGGCACCGCGGGCGCCCCCATGCTCGCGGCACTGCTGAAGTCCGAGATGCCCAGCGGGGCTGCTGACCTGAGTGACGTCCTTGCCGTGGTGATCCGCTGGTTCGGGGGCACCTTGCTGGGCGCCGGCGGGCTGGTGAGCGCCTATTCGGACTCGATCCTCGAGACCCTCCGCACGAGTGGCGAGCAGGGAGACATGGTCACGCGCAGAAGCATGCAGCGCTTCGAGGTCGCTGCTCCCATCGCTGAGGTGGGGCGGTGGGAGAATGAGTTCCGGGTGCTCGGCGCCCACGTGCTGGGCACCGACTACAGTCCTGACGGCTCTGCGGCGCGGCTGCTGGTCGCGGTGCAGGACAGCACGCCGCAGGTCGCCGAGCTGCACAGACATGTGGCAAGCCTGAGCTCAGGAGCTGCGGTGCCTGTGGCGGCGGGGCAGCACTGGACCGATCTGGGTGGACCCTGA
- a CDS encoding sigma-54-dependent transcriptional regulator family protein, protein MQALPTEPNTWSSLPPVLRESWRRSAQKVQDPVRALPPIELDGAELASHRRTHPLGLVLPVLRRLLVQPAAEAGLIVAIGDARGRLLWVDGARETLRQGERSGFQPGANWSEQAIGTSAPGLALATGGGVQVHREQHFSYTAHRFSCSAAPVHHPGTGELLGVVDLTGGDHAVAVHSLPLLWAAISAAQAQLRLIPVEPSPIRLAALGRQAATLSISGSEQPLGLRHAEILFLLGWHRQQRRGQGLSAEELAELLFGEPAHEVAVRAELVRLRRLLLSRGSTPLALLSRPYRLSAPVQLDAHEVRAALIAGDHQRALEIYSGELLPGSEAPGVLRVRRELSTQLRESILSDGTGEDLWRYLQLPEAAEDQEAIRLALRLLPPAAPERAALIAGVESSAAS, encoded by the coding sequence ATGCAGGCTCTGCCCACAGAGCCAAACACCTGGTCCAGCCTGCCCCCCGTGCTGCGGGAATCCTGGCGGCGATCGGCACAGAAGGTCCAGGATCCGGTGCGTGCTCTGCCTCCGATCGAACTCGACGGTGCAGAGCTGGCCAGCCACCGCCGCACTCACCCGTTGGGCCTCGTGCTGCCGGTGCTGCGTCGATTGCTCGTGCAACCGGCTGCTGAGGCCGGTCTGATCGTGGCGATCGGAGATGCGCGCGGGCGGCTGCTCTGGGTCGATGGAGCTCGTGAGACGCTGCGCCAGGGAGAGCGCTCGGGCTTTCAGCCTGGGGCCAACTGGTCCGAGCAGGCGATCGGCACCTCGGCACCTGGGCTCGCGCTTGCCACGGGCGGCGGTGTCCAGGTGCATCGCGAACAGCACTTCTCCTACACCGCGCACCGCTTCTCCTGCTCGGCGGCCCCGGTGCACCACCCAGGCACTGGGGAGCTGCTGGGGGTGGTGGATCTGACGGGTGGGGACCACGCCGTGGCAGTGCACTCACTGCCGCTGCTCTGGGCGGCGATCTCCGCGGCGCAGGCACAGCTCCGGCTGATTCCCGTGGAGCCCTCCCCCATCCGATTGGCCGCCCTGGGTCGACAGGCTGCGACGCTGAGCATCTCCGGCTCGGAGCAGCCCTTGGGTCTCCGCCACGCCGAGATCCTGTTCCTGCTCGGCTGGCACAGACAGCAACGTCGAGGCCAAGGGCTCTCCGCCGAGGAGCTGGCGGAGCTGCTCTTTGGTGAGCCTGCGCATGAGGTCGCGGTGCGGGCTGAACTGGTGAGGCTGCGTCGACTGCTGCTGAGCCGGGGTTCGACCCCGCTCGCGCTGCTCTCCCGGCCCTACCGGCTGAGCGCACCGGTGCAGCTGGATGCCCACGAGGTCAGAGCGGCGCTCATCGCGGGTGACCATCAGCGTGCGCTGGAGATCTACTCCGGAGAGCTGCTGCCCGGAAGCGAGGCTCCTGGGGTGCTGCGCGTGCGCCGTGAGCTCTCCACGCAGCTGCGCGAGAGCATTCTCTCCGACGGAACCGGCGAGGACCTCTGGCGGTACCTGCAGCTGCCTGAGGCAGCGGAGGACCAGGAGGCGATCAGGCTCGCCCTTCGGCTGCTTCCCCCTGCGGCGCCCGAGCGAGCCGCACTCATCGCCGGGGTGGAAAGCAGCGCGGCGTCGTAG
- the adh gene encoding aldehyde dehydrogenase: MSIYAQPGTEGGLLSFKPRYENYIGGEWVPPVKGEYFKNPSPVTGKTFTEVPRSTAEDIELALDAAHRAAPAWGKTSVAERAVVLNKIADRIEANLEMLAVAETWENGKPVRETLAADLPLAVDHFRYFAGAIRAQEGGISEIDGDTVAYHFHEPLGVVGQIIPWNFPILMATWKLAPAISAGNAVVLKPAEQTPASILVLMELIGDLLPAGVLNVVNGFGAEAGAPLASSPRIRKIAFTGETTTGRLIMQYASQNLIPMTLELGGKSPNLFFADVAREDDAFYDKALEGFTMFALNQGEVCTCPSRALIQSSIYEQFLGDAVERTKMVKQGNPLDTDMQVGAQASNDQLEKILSYIDIGQQEGAEVLTGGSRADLGGDLAEGYYVQPTIFKGSNSMRVFQEEIFGPVVSVTEFKDYAEGIQIANDTLYGLGAGVWSREANISYRAGRDIQAGRVWTNCYHQYPAHAAFGGYKNSGIGRENHLMMLSHYQQTKNMLVSYSEDKLGFF; encoded by the coding sequence ATGAGCATCTATGCACAGCCAGGGACCGAAGGTGGTCTGCTGAGCTTCAAGCCGCGCTACGAGAACTACATCGGGGGTGAGTGGGTTCCGCCGGTGAAGGGCGAGTACTTCAAGAATCCATCACCGGTCACCGGAAAGACCTTCACCGAGGTGCCGCGCTCCACCGCGGAAGACATCGAGCTCGCGCTGGACGCGGCCCATCGCGCGGCCCCGGCCTGGGGAAAGACATCGGTGGCGGAGCGGGCGGTGGTGCTCAACAAGATCGCGGATCGGATCGAAGCAAACCTCGAGATGCTGGCCGTGGCCGAGACCTGGGAGAACGGCAAGCCCGTGCGGGAGACTCTCGCGGCGGACCTGCCGCTTGCGGTGGACCACTTCCGCTACTTCGCCGGAGCCATCAGGGCCCAGGAAGGCGGCATCAGCGAGATCGACGGCGACACGGTCGCCTACCACTTCCATGAGCCCCTCGGCGTCGTCGGACAGATCATTCCATGGAACTTCCCGATCCTGATGGCGACGTGGAAGCTCGCCCCGGCCATCTCGGCGGGCAACGCCGTCGTGCTCAAGCCGGCCGAACAGACACCGGCATCGATCCTGGTGCTGATGGAGCTGATCGGTGACCTGCTGCCGGCCGGTGTGCTCAACGTGGTCAACGGCTTCGGCGCCGAGGCCGGTGCTCCACTGGCCTCGAGCCCGAGGATCCGCAAGATCGCTTTCACCGGGGAGACCACCACCGGACGCCTGATCATGCAGTATGCCTCGCAGAATCTGATTCCGATGACCCTGGAGCTCGGGGGCAAGAGCCCGAATCTCTTCTTCGCCGACGTGGCACGCGAAGATGACGCCTTCTACGACAAGGCGCTGGAGGGCTTCACCATGTTCGCGCTGAACCAGGGTGAGGTCTGCACCTGCCCGTCCAGGGCGCTGATCCAGTCCAGCATCTACGAGCAGTTCCTCGGCGACGCGGTGGAGCGCACCAAGATGGTCAAGCAGGGCAACCCGCTGGACACCGACATGCAGGTGGGCGCCCAGGCCAGCAACGATCAGCTGGAGAAGATCCTCAGCTACATCGACATCGGACAGCAGGAGGGAGCGGAGGTGCTCACCGGCGGCAGTCGCGCTGATCTGGGCGGAGATCTCGCTGAGGGGTACTACGTGCAGCCGACCATCTTCAAGGGTTCGAACTCCATGCGGGTCTTTCAGGAGGAGATCTTCGGTCCCGTCGTCTCGGTCACCGAGTTCAAGGACTACGCCGAAGGCATCCAGATCGCCAACGACACGCTCTACGGCCTGGGCGCCGGCGTCTGGTCACGCGAGGCGAACATCTCCTACCGGGCCGGGCGGGACATTCAGGCGGGGCGCGTCTGGACGAACTGCTATCACCAGTATCCGGCGCATGCTGCCTTCGGCGGATACAAGAACTCCGGGATCGGCCGGGAGAATCATCTGATGATGCTCTCGCACTACCAGCAGACGAAGAACATGCTGGTCAGCTACAGCGAAGACAAACTGGGATTCTTCTAG
- a CDS encoding DUF779 domain-containing protein — protein MSVARIAVTEAAAELLRKLRESHGKPLMFHQSGGCCDGSAPMCFTQGTFLTGPADVLLGRLEPGTPEPVPVWISQAQFQYWSHTHITIDVTPGRGAGFSIEGPTGLRFMIRSRLFSDEESRQLEPVTSG, from the coding sequence ATGAGTGTTGCACGCATCGCCGTGACCGAGGCCGCGGCCGAGCTGCTGCGGAAGCTGCGGGAGAGCCATGGCAAACCGCTGATGTTCCACCAGTCGGGAGGATGCTGCGATGGTTCTGCGCCCATGTGCTTCACTCAGGGCACGTTCCTGACCGGCCCAGCAGATGTGCTGCTGGGCCGGTTGGAGCCGGGAACACCAGAGCCTGTGCCGGTCTGGATCTCCCAGGCCCAGTTCCAGTACTGGTCTCATACGCACATCACCATCGATGTCACCCCTGGCAGGGGAGCCGGGTTCAGCATCGAAGGTCCCACCGGACTGCGCTTCATGATCAGGTCGAGGCTGTTCAGCGACGAAGAGTCCCGGCAGCTCGAGCCGGTGACCTCAGGCTGA
- a CDS encoding MFS transporter — protein sequence MSTGGSARRQILLGALLPAFIFSIGVGAMIPVLAPFAVQRGATLAVAGIIAAMLPVGQILADLPAGALAARVGDRRAMLLASGAAALGFLAAGLAPSLITLGIAILLVGAANAVFQLARHSYLTQVTPVHQRARVLSTLGGVHRIGQFIGPFFGAGVIAVGDLRAVFLLALLTALAAGVTVVLAPEMEPRPLRAEGHARKGFGAVITAHRELLLTLGMASMLVGAVRGARQQVIPLWGEHIGLDPTAISLIYGLAGGIDMLLFYPAGKIMDQFGRLWIGIPSMVGLGLAMVLVPLSDSATGLALVAVLLGISNGLGSGVMMTIASDIAPPEDRPQFLGAWRLLQDLGIAAGPLTLAAGAALGTLAGGVWVAAAMGPLASAGLLRWLPRYSVHASRRTRRRAGLD from the coding sequence ATGAGCACTGGTGGTTCCGCGCGACGGCAGATCCTTCTGGGAGCTCTGCTTCCCGCATTCATCTTCAGCATCGGTGTGGGAGCGATGATTCCGGTGCTGGCTCCCTTCGCGGTCCAGCGCGGCGCGACGCTGGCGGTCGCCGGGATCATCGCGGCCATGCTTCCGGTGGGGCAGATCCTCGCGGATCTGCCTGCTGGAGCCCTGGCGGCGAGAGTGGGCGATCGACGTGCCATGCTGCTCGCCTCGGGCGCGGCCGCGCTCGGCTTCCTGGCGGCGGGCCTCGCCCCCTCACTGATCACGCTGGGCATCGCGATTCTGCTGGTCGGAGCTGCCAACGCGGTCTTCCAGCTGGCCCGGCATTCTTACCTGACGCAGGTGACCCCGGTGCACCAGCGCGCCAGGGTCCTCTCCACCCTCGGCGGCGTGCACCGGATCGGACAGTTCATCGGTCCCTTCTTCGGGGCGGGAGTGATCGCCGTCGGTGACCTGCGTGCGGTGTTCCTGCTGGCGCTGCTCACCGCTCTCGCCGCAGGAGTCACCGTGGTCCTGGCCCCGGAGATGGAGCCCCGGCCGCTCCGCGCGGAGGGCCACGCGCGCAAGGGCTTCGGCGCCGTCATCACCGCGCACCGTGAGCTGCTGCTCACTCTGGGCATGGCGTCCATGCTGGTCGGAGCCGTACGCGGTGCCCGGCAGCAGGTGATCCCGCTGTGGGGCGAGCACATCGGACTGGATCCGACCGCGATCTCGCTGATCTATGGACTCGCAGGCGGGATCGACATGCTGCTGTTCTATCCCGCAGGCAAGATCATGGACCAGTTCGGGCGTCTCTGGATCGGGATCCCCTCCATGGTCGGCCTCGGCCTGGCGATGGTGCTGGTGCCGCTCAGCGACTCGGCGACCGGCCTGGCCCTCGTGGCGGTGCTTCTGGGCATCAGCAACGGCCTGGGTTCGGGGGTGATGATGACCATCGCCTCCGACATCGCCCCGCCCGAGGACCGGCCGCAGTTCCTCGGGGCCTGGCGGCTGCTGCAGGACCTCGGCATCGCGGCCGGACCGCTCACACTTGCCGCCGGCGCAGCGCTCGGCACGCTCGCCGGCGGCGTGTGGGTGGCAGCGGCCATGGGCCCACTGGCCAGCGCAGGTCTGCTGCGCTGGCTCCCGCGATACTCCGTGCACGCGAGCAGACGCACCCGTCGCCGCGCGGGACTGGATTAG